In a genomic window of Sphingomonas koreensis:
- the purU gene encoding formyltetrahydrofolate deformylase: MNQASWILTLTCVDRVGIVAGVTGFLARNDGFILDSQQYADLETGRFFMRVVFTAGGPGFPEGRDALVSAFLPVAAEFELDWGLSASDEKPRLVVAVSKGSHCLNDLLHRQQSGTLSAQIVAVVSNHDRLRSLTEWHGVPYHHLPVGEGGNAEQERAIEAVMEEAAAPYLILARYMQVLTPAFADRLAGRCVNIHHSFLPGFKGARPYHRAHERGVKLIGATAHFVTSDLDEGPIIEQAVERVDHRDSVDDLIRIGRDIEAQVLARAVDALGERRLFLNGNRTLVFR; the protein is encoded by the coding sequence GTGAACCAAGCGAGCTGGATCCTCACCCTCACCTGCGTCGACCGGGTGGGGATCGTCGCGGGCGTGACCGGGTTCCTGGCGCGGAACGACGGCTTCATCCTGGACAGCCAGCAATATGCCGATCTGGAGACGGGGCGCTTTTTCATGCGTGTCGTCTTCACAGCGGGCGGGCCGGGCTTTCCCGAGGGGCGGGACGCGCTGGTCTCGGCGTTCCTGCCCGTAGCGGCCGAGTTCGAGCTGGACTGGGGACTGTCCGCGTCGGACGAGAAGCCGCGCCTGGTGGTCGCGGTGTCGAAGGGGTCGCACTGCCTGAACGACCTGCTCCATCGCCAGCAATCGGGAACGCTGTCGGCGCAGATCGTCGCGGTGGTTTCCAACCATGACAGACTGCGCAGCCTGACCGAATGGCACGGCGTGCCCTATCACCACCTGCCCGTCGGTGAGGGCGGCAATGCCGAACAGGAGCGCGCGATCGAGGCGGTGATGGAGGAGGCCGCCGCGCCTTACCTGATCCTCGCGCGCTATATGCAGGTGCTGACCCCGGCGTTCGCCGACCGGCTGGCGGGGCGCTGCGTCAACATCCATCACAGCTTCCTGCCCGGCTTCAAGGGCGCCCGCCCCTATCATCGCGCGCATGAGCGCGGCGTGAAACTGATCGGGGCCACCGCGCATTTCGTCACCAGCGACCTCGACGAGGGGCCGATCATCGAGCAGGCGGTGGAGCGGGTCGATCACCGCGACAGCGTCGACGACCTGATCCGCATCGGCCGCGACATCGAGGCGCAGGTGCTGGCCCGTGCCGTCGATGCGCTGGGCGAGCGGCGCCTGTTCCTCAACGGCAACCGGACATTGGTGTTCAGATGA